Proteins encoded together in one Streptomyces sp. NA04227 window:
- a CDS encoding non-ribosomal peptide synthetase — protein sequence MLERVDLTIAAHAVTQPDAKAVSSDGRWLTYGELHDRVSGVAATLTSCIEPGVERPVVVITGRSEWAVVAMLAVWQANCVYVPLAAGTPPERLRDIFESVEPAALLTDRDNLEQLKGVWSESPLLQIEQATGAGESATVAPPPDPHGSQLACLVHTSGSSGPSKGVMIDHRALHNLVTNVVEPYTLGAADRALHFGAFGWDSSIEEVILPLSKGASLVMRTDEADYGVPHFLRQLEDQSVSHLYLPTSYWHEICLELSRGTVRLPSCVRSVLIGGETASLADLATWRECVPEDVDLWNCYGLTETCVTSTVYLDDRKLPVERFQGIPLGTPCPSVTVAVLDDRMRSVPVGEAGELCIGGPGVARGYWGDPVATAKSFVPDSDGQGRLYRSGDLVRQDESGLLHFVGRVDRQVKIRGFRVNPGEVEGVLALHPRIRKACVLARTEPSGLTGLVACLEFVDDRDDTEDVTAFLEERLPEFMVPRTLEVLDSLPLLPNGKIDVNSLTSSRSTTDSPASLRPTGAFESVQAIWCEVLGVESCDPQDDFITLGGNSLSGMRIAARINESFDVEIRLRDILDARTISALTDLVSRLHKDAPQGE from the coding sequence GTGCTGGAGCGGGTCGACCTGACCATAGCCGCACACGCAGTCACACAGCCCGACGCGAAGGCGGTTTCCTCCGACGGCCGGTGGCTGACATACGGCGAGCTGCACGACCGGGTCAGCGGCGTGGCCGCGACCCTGACGTCCTGCATCGAGCCGGGCGTGGAACGACCTGTGGTCGTGATCACCGGACGCAGTGAATGGGCCGTCGTAGCGATGCTCGCGGTCTGGCAGGCCAACTGCGTCTACGTACCGCTGGCAGCGGGCACTCCCCCCGAGCGCCTGCGGGACATCTTCGAGAGCGTCGAGCCGGCCGCGCTCCTCACCGACCGCGACAACCTGGAGCAGCTGAAGGGCGTCTGGAGCGAGAGCCCCCTGCTCCAGATCGAGCAGGCCACCGGTGCGGGTGAATCCGCCACTGTGGCACCTCCCCCCGATCCGCACGGGTCCCAACTCGCCTGCCTGGTCCACACCAGCGGGTCGAGCGGTCCTTCCAAAGGCGTGATGATCGATCATCGTGCGCTGCACAACCTCGTGACCAACGTCGTGGAGCCGTACACGCTCGGGGCCGCGGACCGGGCGCTGCACTTCGGCGCCTTCGGCTGGGACTCCAGCATCGAGGAGGTCATCCTCCCCTTGAGCAAGGGCGCGTCCCTGGTGATGCGCACCGACGAGGCCGACTACGGCGTTCCCCATTTCCTGCGGCAGTTGGAGGACCAGTCGGTCTCCCATCTGTATCTGCCGACCTCGTACTGGCATGAGATCTGCCTTGAACTGAGCCGCGGAACGGTGCGGCTCCCGTCGTGTGTCCGCAGCGTGCTCATCGGCGGCGAAACCGCGTCCCTGGCCGATCTGGCCACCTGGCGCGAGTGCGTTCCCGAGGACGTCGATCTGTGGAACTGCTACGGGCTGACCGAGACGTGCGTGACCTCCACTGTCTACCTCGACGACCGGAAGCTCCCCGTGGAGCGGTTCCAGGGAATCCCGCTCGGGACCCCCTGCCCGAGCGTCACCGTAGCCGTGCTCGACGACCGGATGCGGAGTGTGCCGGTGGGCGAGGCCGGGGAGTTGTGCATCGGCGGTCCGGGCGTGGCACGGGGCTACTGGGGCGACCCCGTGGCGACAGCGAAATCCTTCGTACCCGACTCCGACGGGCAGGGGCGTCTCTACCGGTCCGGTGACCTGGTCAGGCAGGACGAGTCCGGTCTGCTGCACTTCGTCGGCCGCGTGGACCGGCAGGTCAAGATCAGAGGCTTCCGCGTCAATCCCGGTGAGGTGGAAGGCGTGTTGGCCCTCCATCCACGTATCAGGAAGGCCTGTGTCCTGGCCCGCACCGAGCCTTCGGGTCTCACCGGGCTGGTGGCCTGTCTGGAGTTCGTCGACGACCGGGACGACACCGAGGATGTCACGGCATTCCTCGAGGAGCGTCTTCCGGAATTCATGGTGCCGAGGACACTGGAAGTACTCGACAGCCTGCCGCTGCTGCCAAATGGCAAGATCGACGTCAATTCTCTGACGAGCAGCCGGTCCACCACTGATTCCCCGGCCTCGCTCCGGCCAACCGGTGCTTTCGAAAGCGTTCAGGCCATCTGGTGCGAGGTCCTGGGTGTCGAGAGCTGCGACCCGCAAGATGATTTCATCACCCTCGGCGGAAACTCGCTCTCCGGCATGCGCATCGCCGCACGGATCAACGAATCATTTGATGTGGAGATCCGCCTCAGGGACATATTGGACGCCCGCACGATCTCCGCGCTCACCGACCTCGTATCACGGCTCCACAAGGACGCCCCCCAAGGAGAATGA
- a CDS encoding cupin-like domain-containing protein, translated as MTTISGNAGPRQRGTSDADPREALQQAGIDVRPIPRAADETPAGLRRAVTQRETPLIFSGLTESWPAREAWSPERLRETHGQHEVTALMGLPTDGVLYPKDQKLYERTLRFAEFIDAMLDEDRDGPCYLAYQRAAELVDPSDCDFTSLLGTTEPQSTDTRVWIGSSGTRSMLHSDLKDNLFCQIWGTKTVTLLPWRDSRAAYPFPDNLVNSQIDVARPDVARHPLLRNVTFYSTTVGPGDIVFIPRGCWHDIRSHTPSVSVNHWFGAAQSFTEYLALLGRLGPSYWQRTARDFVEHGLRGRREETRFFFSPPSTGKRLYDALRTGNFSEGNDPSS; from the coding sequence GTGACCACAATTTCCGGTAACGCGGGCCCCCGTCAACGCGGCACCTCGGACGCCGACCCGAGAGAGGCACTCCAGCAGGCCGGCATCGATGTGCGGCCGATTCCCCGCGCCGCCGACGAGACGCCTGCCGGACTGCGGCGAGCCGTCACACAACGGGAAACCCCTCTCATCTTCAGTGGTTTGACCGAGAGTTGGCCCGCCCGTGAAGCGTGGTCTCCCGAGCGCCTGCGCGAAACCCATGGACAGCACGAGGTCACCGCGTTGATGGGCCTGCCCACCGACGGTGTGCTCTATCCGAAGGATCAGAAACTCTACGAACGCACCTTGCGCTTCGCCGAGTTCATCGACGCCATGCTGGACGAGGACCGGGACGGGCCCTGCTACCTGGCCTACCAGCGGGCCGCGGAACTCGTGGATCCCTCGGACTGCGACTTCACTTCCCTGCTGGGCACCACCGAACCGCAATCCACTGACACACGGGTATGGATCGGCTCCTCGGGCACCCGATCCATGCTGCATTCCGATCTCAAGGACAATCTGTTCTGTCAGATCTGGGGTACCAAGACGGTGACGCTCCTGCCCTGGCGGGACAGCCGCGCCGCTTACCCCTTCCCCGACAACCTGGTCAACAGCCAGATCGACGTGGCGCGTCCGGATGTGGCCCGCCATCCCCTGCTGCGGAACGTCACGTTCTACAGCACCACGGTCGGCCCCGGCGACATCGTCTTCATCCCTCGCGGCTGCTGGCACGACATCCGCTCGCACACGCCGTCGGTGTCGGTCAACCACTGGTTCGGCGCGGCTCAGAGCTTCACCGAGTACCTGGCGCTACTGGGCCGGCTCGGGCCGTCGTACTGGCAGCGCACCGCCAGGGACTTCGTCGAGCACGGTCTGCGGGGCCGCCGCGAGGAGACCCGGTTCTTCTTCTCCCCGCCGTCCACCGGCAAGCGGCTCTACGACGCGCTCCGGACGGGGAACTTCTCCGAGGGCAACGACCCTTCCAGCTGA
- a CDS encoding MbtH family NRPS accessory protein gives MENSVKDETEYVVVVNVEEQYSIWPTHQDIPTGWRALDIRAQKAECLNYIERTWTDMRPQSLRGPQQPTTEG, from the coding sequence ATGGAGAACTCCGTAAAAGACGAAACGGAATACGTTGTCGTCGTCAACGTCGAGGAACAGTACTCGATTTGGCCGACCCACCAGGATATTCCGACGGGCTGGCGAGCCCTGGACATTCGCGCACAGAAGGCCGAATGCCTCAACTACATCGAGCGCACCTGGACCGACATGCGGCCCCAGAGCCTGCGCGGCCCGCAGCAGCCGACGACTGAGGGGTGA
- a CDS encoding DUF6071 family protein — MIRTLYANGCSFTEGKELEEEDPELRLAGQSKDILTQTQVRAYRNKKAWPSHLGRLLDVETVINAGRSGGSNARAVRMTYDYVCSYLAAGGSAEELLVCIGFTDLVRTERFTSMPGVDVRSDAPFDDGWSLMKTNLSTKKHGADRSGLKVNRFYYRYLFTEEQATVTYVQQVLNMQFFLSSLGVRFHFHDALATNAEPVNRFSLITQHLINFVKPGAHRSVHSAGKNEMAYKDGHTFEEWLVRSGAPRASAQHPLSEAHQQWARLLHSELLESEII; from the coding sequence GTGATCCGTACGCTCTACGCCAACGGGTGCAGTTTCACCGAGGGCAAGGAACTCGAAGAGGAAGACCCAGAGCTTCGCCTGGCCGGACAGAGCAAGGACATTCTCACCCAGACCCAGGTGCGCGCCTATCGGAACAAGAAGGCGTGGCCCAGCCATCTGGGCAGGCTCCTGGATGTCGAGACGGTCATCAACGCGGGACGCAGCGGTGGCTCCAACGCGCGCGCGGTACGCATGACATACGACTACGTCTGCAGCTACCTCGCGGCCGGCGGCTCGGCCGAAGAACTCCTCGTCTGCATCGGTTTCACGGACCTGGTCAGAACCGAGCGCTTTACGAGCATGCCCGGGGTCGATGTCAGGTCCGACGCGCCATTCGATGACGGGTGGAGCCTGATGAAGACCAACCTGTCCACGAAAAAACATGGTGCAGATCGCTCAGGCTTGAAGGTGAATCGGTTCTATTACCGTTATCTGTTCACCGAGGAACAGGCCACCGTCACCTACGTCCAGCAAGTGCTCAACATGCAGTTCTTCCTGTCGTCACTCGGAGTGAGATTCCACTTCCACGACGCCCTTGCGACGAACGCTGAACCCGTAAACCGGTTCTCTCTGATAACGCAGCATTTGATCAACTTCGTCAAGCCGGGTGCACACCGCTCCGTCCACTCCGCCGGCAAGAACGAGATGGCCTACAAGGACGGGCACACTTTCGAGGAGTGGCTGGTGCGTTCGGGCGCCCCTCGCGCATCCGCACAGCACCCTCTCTCCGAGGCTCACCAGCAGTGGGCGAGGCTGCTCCACTCGGAGCTGCTGGAAAGCGAAATTATCTGA
- a CDS encoding TauD/TfdA family dioxygenase, giving the protein MSELQGHHSPREIHLTDPVPAQVAPELPDLPHVEEKWAAPGHELPLVLEPRSADVQLIELATEYKSEIRQRLLRYGGILFRGFANSTPETFRTLMTALSGDPLEYMERTSPRHEVGDKVYTSTDYPAGQEIFLHNEQSYNITWPQLIFFHCVTEPGSGGGTPIADSRKVFQRISEETRRKLQERKYSYVRHFGGPLGLSWREAFQTEERSEVEEYCRSNAISFSWDEKDKLTTRQIRTVSTHHPVTGDATWFNHLVFFNIQMFDPGTRKAMLSMGKDRLPNNTYYGDGEDIEPEIVEELRAAYLAEKVVVPWREGDILMLDNMLVAHGRESFTPPRRIIVGMTEPLAANS; this is encoded by the coding sequence ATGTCGGAACTTCAGGGACACCACAGCCCCAGAGAGATCCATCTGACCGATCCGGTACCGGCACAAGTCGCACCGGAACTACCCGACTTGCCGCACGTGGAGGAAAAATGGGCGGCTCCCGGACACGAGCTGCCCCTCGTTCTCGAACCCCGCTCCGCCGACGTCCAATTGATCGAGCTGGCCACTGAGTACAAATCGGAGATCCGGCAACGCTTGCTCCGGTACGGCGGAATCCTGTTCCGCGGTTTTGCCAATTCCACTCCTGAGACGTTTCGCACCCTCATGACCGCCCTGTCCGGCGACCCTCTCGAGTACATGGAGCGGACCTCCCCGCGCCATGAGGTGGGTGACAAGGTCTATACGTCGACCGACTATCCGGCAGGGCAGGAGATCTTCCTGCACAACGAGCAGTCCTACAACATAACCTGGCCTCAGCTCATCTTCTTCCATTGCGTCACGGAGCCCGGCTCGGGGGGCGGTACACCGATTGCCGACTCCCGTAAGGTGTTCCAGCGCATTTCCGAAGAAACGCGCCGCAAACTGCAGGAACGAAAGTATTCTTACGTACGCCACTTCGGAGGCCCACTCGGGCTCAGTTGGCGCGAGGCTTTCCAGACCGAGGAACGGAGCGAGGTCGAAGAATACTGCCGGAGCAACGCCATCAGCTTCAGCTGGGACGAGAAGGATAAACTGACCACCCGTCAAATTCGCACGGTCAGTACGCATCACCCGGTCACGGGTGACGCGACATGGTTCAACCACCTGGTTTTCTTCAACATTCAGATGTTTGACCCCGGCACCAGGAAAGCCATGCTCTCCATGGGAAAGGACCGGCTTCCCAACAACACCTACTACGGCGACGGCGAGGACATCGAGCCCGAGATCGTGGAAGAACTGCGTGCCGCCTACCTTGCGGAGAAGGTCGTAGTCCCGTGGCGTGAGGGCGACATTCTGATGCTCGACAACATGCTCGTGGCCCACGGCCGGGAGTCGTTTACACCACCGCGTCGGATCATCGTGGGCATGACTGAGCCGCTTGCAGCCAACAGCTGA
- a CDS encoding helix-turn-helix domain-containing protein yields the protein MATLNRPTGPDGRDEHICGIDTAMEIIGGKWKVLILWALHQHPHRRFGELRRLLPGITEKVLTSHLREMESDGIVHRASYDEVPPRVEYALTADGVRLNEALGPLAEWGRGRVEERR from the coding sequence ATGGCGACGCTGAATCGGCCGACGGGACCGGACGGGCGCGACGAACACATCTGCGGAATCGACACCGCGATGGAGATCATCGGCGGCAAGTGGAAGGTCCTGATCCTCTGGGCCCTCCACCAACACCCCCACCGCCGCTTCGGCGAACTCCGCCGCCTCCTCCCCGGCATCACCGAGAAGGTCCTGACCTCCCACCTCCGCGAAATGGAATCGGACGGCATCGTTCACCGGGCTTCCTACGACGAGGTTCCGCCCCGCGTCGAGTACGCGCTCACTGCCGATGGGGTGCGCCTCAACGAGGCGTTGGGGCCGTTGGCGGAGTGGGGGCGGGGGCGGGTCGAGGAGCGAAGGTAG